The proteins below are encoded in one region of Ferviditalea candida:
- a CDS encoding DUF6148 family protein, whose protein sequence is MATRLETLQIRLQQYINCEAAILGGAQEYMISNRRMTRAGLYKVAEMIQYLEREIEVEKSRQAGTGRNRVFGVIPRDL, encoded by the coding sequence ATGGCAACCAGACTTGAAACTCTGCAAATCCGCTTACAGCAGTATATAAACTGCGAAGCGGCTATTTTGGGCGGTGCACAGGAGTATATGATTAGTAACAGGAGAATGACGAGAGCCGGATTATATAAAGTGGCTGAAATGATTCAATATTTGGAACGGGAAATTGAGGTAGAAAAATCTCGACAAGCAGGTACCGGTAGAAATCGCGTATTCGGGGTGATTCCGCGTGATTTGTAG